The Fusarium oxysporum f. sp. lycopersici 4287 chromosome 1, whole genome shotgun sequence DNA segment AAGGATATTCTTACAGATCCTGCCGCTCGCGATGTCAACGATGTACAGCATGAGATTGTCGCCGTTGCCTCATCCAGCTCCGTCGACCGTGCGCGCGACTTTatcaagaagattgatggCCCCTCATCCGCTGCTGTCTACGGCTCCTACGCTGAGCTAGTCGCCGACCCAAACGTTGACATCATCTATGTTGCTACACCTCACAGCCACCACTTCCAGAATGCTATGCTAGCCCTCGAGGCTGGCAAGAATGTTCTCTGTGAAAAGGCACTCACTGTTACTGCTGCACAGACCAAGAAGCTGTATGAGGTCGCCAAGTCCAAGAACCTCTTCTTTATGGAGGCTGTCTGGACACGATACTTCCCTCTCAGTATCAAAATTCGAGAGTTGATCCAGTCTGGTGCCATTGGTACTGTTTATCGCACATTCGGTAAGAAGAATGCCTGCCGAAGTTATACGATAAAGCTGACTCCTCCTATAGCCGACCTCTCGTTCAACAAGAATACTGATAGCCAAGATCTTGACTTTCCTGATTCCAACCGCATGGTCAATCCTGATCTTGCAGGTGGTGCTTTGCTCGACCTCGGCATCTACTCCTTGACCTGGGTCTTCCAATCTCTCTATCATGTTCAGCCCGAGGCCGAAAAGGAGGCTCCAAAGGTTGTAGCCTCCATCAACAAGTATCGCACAGGTGCCGACGAGTCCACGAGTATCATCTGTCAGTTCCCTAAGCACAACTCTGTCGGTATTGCGACTACCTCACTGCGCATCGCCACCGACGTCGATGGTCTCTACACTGGTGGCCCCGCGATCCGTATCCAGGGCTCTAAGGGGGAAATTCAGGTTACTGGTCCTGCGTTCCGGCCAACCGAGTACAAGGTGATCAAGTCGGACGCCAATGGCAAGGTGGAAGTAGTGAACTGCCCAATTCCTACAGATCCTAAGCGCAACAACTGGGGCCACGGTATGTTCTGGGAGGCGGATGAGTGTGCACGTTGCCTACGAgatggcaagaaggagagtGCTTCAATGCCTTGGTCAGAGAGTATAGTCATCATGGAGGTCATGGACAGCGCACTCAAGCAGGGCGGTGTGTCCTACCCCGATCTCATCACCACTGATGTCTTCGATCCCAACAGTCCTCTCAATACTGGCAAAAAATGAAGATATGACGTGTAATGCTGGACATAATCCTAGAATTCATGATGAAATAAAAGTTCGAGGATATGCAGGGATAATCACAGCATTGAGCTGTACCACGCACCTGCGTCAATGCGTCGAGTGACATGTGAACTCTAACCACTTGCATAAGATGCGTACTATATGCATCGTCAGAGGTCAACAATCCTGGCGCTATAGGCGGGTGCTTGAGATTAACGGTTCGTGTCGAAAGTGACATGACAGGGGAAGACCCTTGGGTTTCAAAAGCAATCACCAACACCTGACGACTCTGCTTTGGCCGGATGACAAAGAATAAAGCAAGAGAGGAAAATTGGCGCCTGGCGGATTTATTCCACTCCATGTTGCATTGGCCCCTGGTGCAAATCCAAGGATGATcatccaagccaagacacCAATTTACACGCTCCTCTGCTGAAGCACAAGTTCGAGACTCGAGTCTCAGCTTATGATGACGTGCAGCGTACTTTTCAAGCGAGCGGGAGCACCCATGCCCACAGCTCACAACCCCTGGCATGAACGGCTTATTATCAATCGTTGAAGATTATCCCAGCCGTGTATGCCCAACTTGACATGGGAGGGGGGTGCAGAAGATGCCCGAAATGTGTTCCATAAGCAAGGCA contains these protein-coding regions:
- a CDS encoding oxidoreductase, whose translation is MAPYTAKWGILATGGIAECFTKDILTDPAARDVNDVQHEIVAVASSSSVDRARDFIKKIDGPSSAAVYGSYAELVADPNVDIIYVATPHSHHFQNAMLALEAGKNVLCEKALTVTAAQTKKLYEVAKSKNLFFMEAVWTRYFPLSIKIRELIQSGAIGTVYRTFGKKNACRSYTIKLTPPIADLSFNKNTDSQDLDFPDSNRMVNPDLAGGALLDLGIYSLTWVFQSLYHVQPEAEKEAPKVVASINKYRTGADESTSIICQFPKHNSVGIATTSLRIATDVDGLYTGGPAIRIQGSKGEIQVTGPAFRPTEYKVIKSDANGKVEVVNCPIPTDPKRNNWGHGMFWEADECARCLRDGKKESASMPWSESIVIMEVMDSALKQGGVSYPDLITTDVFDPNSPLNTGKK
- a CDS encoding oxidoreductase, coding for MAPYTAKWGILATGGIAECFTKDILTDPAARDVNDVQHEIVAVASSSSVDRARDFIKKIDGPSSAAVYGSYAELVADPNVDIIYVATPHSHHFQNAMLALEAGKNVLCEKALTVTAAQTKKLYEVAKSKNLFFMEAVWTRYFPLSIKIRELIQSGAIGTVYRTFADLSFNKNTDSQDLDFPDSNRMVNPDLAGGALLDLGIYSLTWVFQSLYHVQPEAEKEAPKVVASINKYRTGADESTSIICQFPKHNSVGIATTSLRIATDVDGLYTGGPAIRIQGSKGEIQVTGPAFRPTEYKVIKSDANGKVEVVNCPIPTDPKRNNWGHGMFWEADECARCLRDGKKESASMPWSESIVIMEVMDSALKQGGVSYPDLITTDVFDPNSPLNTGKK